The Populus trichocarpa isolate Nisqually-1 chromosome 2, P.trichocarpa_v4.1, whole genome shotgun sequence genome has a window encoding:
- the LOC7471936 gene encoding mitogen-activated protein kinase homolog NTF3, with the protein MATPVEPPNGVRNQGKHYYSMWQTLFEIDTKYVPIKPIGRGAYGIVCSSVNRETTEKVAIKKIHNAFENRVDALRTLRELKLLRHLLHENVIGLKDVMMPIQRRSFKDVYLVYELMDTDLHQIIKSSQALTNEHCQYFLFQLLRGLKYLHSANILHRDLKPGNLLINANCELKICDFGLARTSNGKNQFMTEYVVTRWYRAPELLLCCDNYGTSIDVWSVGCIFAELLGRKPIFPGTECLNQLKLIISILGSQREEDLEFIDNPKAKKYIKSLPYSPGTPLSRLYPNAHPLAIDLLQKMLVFDPSKRITVTGALEHPYMSLLYDPSSNPPAQVPIDLDIDEELGEEMIREMMWKEMLHYHPEAAAVNGEVRS; encoded by the exons ATGGCAACACCAGTTGAGCCACCAAATGGGGTTAGGAATCAGGGGAAGCATTACTATTCAATGTGGCAAACTTTGTTTGAGATCGATACAAAGTATGTGCCGATCAAGCCTATAGGTCGAGGGGCTTATGGTATTGTGTGCTCTTCTGTGAATAGAGAAACCACTGAGAAAGTTGCGATTAAAAAGATACACAACGCTTTTGAGAACCGTGTTGATGCGCTGAGAACTTTAAGGGAATTGAAGCTTCTTCGGCATCTTCTACATGAGAATGTGATTGGTTTGAAAGATGTGATGATGCCCATACAAAGGAGAAGCTTTAAGGATGTTTATTTGGTTTATGAACTCATGGATACAGATCTGCATCAAATTATCAAGTCTTCTCAAGCACTTACTAATGAGCACTGCCAGTACTTCCTATTTCAG TTGCTTCGTGGTCTGAAATATCTTCACTCAGCAAATATTCTGCATCGTGACTTAAAGCCTGGGAACCTTCTCATTAATGCGAACTGTGAGCTAAAGATCTGTGATTTTGGGCTGGCACGTACTAGCAATGGCAAGAACCAATTCATGACTGAGTATGTTGTCACTCGATGGTATCGAGCTCCAGAGCTCCTTCTCTGCTGTGATAACTATGGGACATCAATTGATGTCTGGTCTGTAGGATGCATCTTTGCAGAGCTTCTTGGTCGGAAGCCTATCTTTCCTGGCACAGAATGTCTCAATCAGCTTAAACTTATCATCAGCATCCTTGGAAGTCAGAGGGAGGAGGATCTTGAATTTATTGATAACCCGAAGGCAAAGAAATATATCAAGTCACTTCCTTATTCTCCTGGGACTCCCCTTTCCCGCCTTTATCCTAATGCACATCCTTTGGCAATTGATCTGCTACAAAAAATGCTTGTTTTTGACCCATCAAAAAGGATTACTGTTACCGGAGCACTGGAACACCCTTACATGTCTCTGCTATATGATCCCAGCAGCAACCCTCCAGCACAGGTCCCAATTGATCTTGACATAGATGAGGAATTAGGGGAAGAGATGATACGAGAGATGATGTGGAAGGAGATGCTTCATTACCATCCTGAAGCCGCGGCAGTCAATGGCGAGGTGCGCTCCTAA
- the LOC7479724 gene encoding bZIP transcription factor 44: MASSSGNSSGSTQLQNSGSEEQVVLVDQRKRKRMLSNRESARRSRMRKQKYLGDLMAQVAQLRTDNNQILTTINVTTQHFLNVEAENSILRAQMMELNHRLDSLNEILNYINTSNGIFEIDHHEDLQTSADHGFMNPLNLILLNQPIMASPDLFQY; encoded by the coding sequence ATGGCATCCTCTAGTGGGAATTCCTCAGGTTCCACTCAGCTGCAAAACTCGGGCTCTGAAGAGCAGGTGGTGTTGGTGGatcaaaggaaaaggaagagaatgCTGTCAAATAGAGAATCTGCAAGGAGATCCAGGATGAGAAAACAGAAGTACTTGGGTGATCTAATGGCTCAAGTGGCACAGCTAAGGACGGACAATAACCAAATCCTTACAACCATCAATGTCACAACACAGCACTTCTTGAACGTTGAGGCCGAGAATTCTATTTTAAGGGCACAAATGATGGAACTGAACCATAGACTTGATTCTCTCAATGAGATCCTCAATTATATCAACACAAGCAATgggatttttgaaattgatcatcATGAGGATCTCCAAACTAGTGCAGATCATGGCTTCATGAATCCATTAAATTTGATCTTACTTAACCAACCCATCATGGCATCTCCAGATTTGTTTCAGTATTGA